Proteins co-encoded in one Alcanivorax sp. genomic window:
- a CDS encoding metal-dependent hydrolase — protein sequence MMNAAHTPLPDSAQRHRLQARRVDFDFASTPLHWLSNDPFSTHIINGIHMLLPAGELWFCRVYNQALPMVTDEVLRDDVQGFIRQEAIHSRQHTKAQSYLEAHGFNVAFAEQAEWLFGTVLGDAPLGLKFLQRQAWKKQWLITRVGLIAAIEHFTGVLGQWAMDNESWETNGDATMVDLFKWHLAEEVEHRTVAYDLFEHLCRTQLGFYVSRQALMAIVFPLFLYFIAEGGRQLAGQDPDPRARKMARMLLPQILMKLQQVGKRTHNVPTFSFLLKATVRWLSPNFHPVHEGDTEQALAYLARSPAAQAAMNA from the coding sequence ATGATGAATGCTGCCCACACTCCCCTGCCTGACAGCGCACAACGGCACAGGCTGCAAGCCCGCCGGGTAGATTTCGATTTTGCCTCCACCCCGCTCCATTGGCTGAGCAACGACCCCTTCTCTACCCATATCATCAACGGTATCCATATGCTGCTGCCGGCCGGTGAGCTGTGGTTCTGTCGCGTGTACAACCAGGCACTGCCAATGGTGACCGATGAAGTCTTGCGTGATGATGTACAGGGTTTTATTCGCCAGGAAGCCATTCACTCCCGGCAGCACACCAAGGCCCAGAGCTATCTTGAGGCCCATGGGTTCAATGTGGCCTTCGCGGAACAAGCAGAATGGTTGTTCGGCACCGTGCTCGGGGATGCGCCGTTGGGACTGAAGTTTCTGCAACGACAGGCGTGGAAAAAGCAGTGGCTGATCACCCGCGTGGGACTGATTGCTGCCATTGAGCACTTCACCGGGGTGCTGGGCCAGTGGGCCATGGATAACGAGAGCTGGGAAACCAACGGGGACGCCACCATGGTGGATCTGTTCAAGTGGCATCTGGCCGAGGAAGTGGAACATCGCACCGTGGCCTATGACCTGTTTGAACACCTGTGCCGTACCCAGCTGGGTTTCTATGTCAGCCGTCAGGCGTTGATGGCCATCGTGTTCCCGCTGTTTCTGTATTTCATTGCAGAAGGCGGTCGCCAGCTGGCCGGGCAGGACCCGGACCCCCGTGCCCGCAAGATGGCCCGCATGCTACTGCCGCAGATCCTCATGAAGCTGCAGCAGGTCGGCAAACGGACCCACAACGTACCCACCTTCAGTTTTCTGCTGAAGGCCACTGTTCGCTGGCTATCACCGAATTTTCATCCGGTTCATGAGGGCGACACGGAACAGGCACTGGCGTATCTGGCACGCTCACCGGCGGCACAGGCAGCCATGAACGCCTGA
- a CDS encoding zinc-binding alcohol dehydrogenase family protein: MKAIGFNQPRSIDDVHALEDIQLDLPSPGPRDLLVAVQAVSVNPIDTKLRQRPLDQPGHRVLGFDAAGVVEAVGSEVSRFQKGDRVWYAGAVQRQGSNAEYQCVDERLVSRKPDSLGMQEAAALPLTALTAWEALEDQLGFQPGKCEGKTLLVIGGAGGVGSIAIQLAARHFGLRVIATAGRETSANWCEAMGAHALVDYRQPIPVQLEKLGVPQVDGIFITQNLDDYWQTACQVIAPLGGICAIVDARGPLDLNPLKPKSARFSWEFMFTRAMFAQDMQRQGDILSQLRELVDAGTIQTTISEGLGPINADNLKTAHRRLEEGATIGKLVLAGWE, from the coding sequence ATGAAAGCCATCGGATTCAATCAGCCTCGCAGCATTGATGACGTCCATGCCCTGGAAGACATCCAGCTGGATCTGCCCTCTCCGGGCCCCCGGGATCTGCTGGTGGCGGTACAAGCCGTGTCCGTAAACCCCATCGATACCAAACTCCGCCAGCGCCCGCTGGATCAGCCCGGCCATCGGGTACTGGGATTTGATGCTGCCGGCGTGGTGGAAGCGGTGGGCAGCGAGGTCAGCCGCTTTCAGAAAGGCGACCGGGTCTGGTATGCCGGCGCGGTCCAGCGTCAGGGCAGCAATGCCGAATACCAGTGCGTGGATGAACGGCTGGTATCACGCAAACCTGACAGCCTGGGCATGCAGGAAGCAGCCGCCCTGCCTCTCACCGCGCTGACCGCCTGGGAAGCATTGGAAGATCAACTGGGTTTCCAGCCCGGTAAATGCGAAGGCAAAACCCTGCTGGTGATCGGCGGCGCAGGGGGCGTGGGCTCCATTGCCATTCAACTGGCCGCCCGGCATTTCGGGCTGCGCGTCATCGCCACCGCCGGCAGAGAGACATCCGCCAACTGGTGTGAGGCAATGGGGGCCCATGCCCTGGTGGATTACCGCCAACCCATCCCGGTACAACTGGAAAAGCTGGGGGTGCCCCAGGTAGATGGCATCTTCATCACCCAGAACCTGGATGATTACTGGCAGACCGCCTGCCAGGTGATTGCGCCCCTGGGCGGCATCTGCGCCATTGTGGATGCCCGCGGGCCGCTGGATCTGAACCCGCTGAAACCGAAGAGTGCCCGGTTCAGCTGGGAGTTCATGTTCACCCGCGCCATGTTCGCCCAGGACATGCAGCGGCAAGGGGACATCCTCAGCCAGCTTCGCGAGCTGGTGGATGCCGGCACGATTCAGACCACCATCAGCGAAGGCCTCGGCCCGATCAATGCCGACAACCTCAAAACCGCCCACCGGCGACTGGAGGAAGGGGCAACGATTGGCAAACTGGTCTTGGCGGGCTGGGAGTAA
- a CDS encoding phytase, protein MRNNTMMQLLVGMSALLLAGCQRDYGTDHNEMMAASTPQWNSETSLGNPLGLWVGEQQRVSVNAQGHLVSGEKVLQRGNFEGLAGRENGTGEARLVTVDRSSNQAVLFSFQDGRLHEVQRMPAPDYEISGFCLYQDAQSLLSVFVLDERGGADQWLMGATDDAMAVRHLVLPPGAESCAVDDAAAVLYVAEESVGLWRYNADPEKEAERQLLDRLAPHGQIAENASGVAVLPGGVGLIDKEAGVINLYLADGSLQSRIGVPDLEEPETLVVSGADENLVLYALDDGNGGVLRSTVDWSASASAADHLPMVLPTAQSDSVERFGDAADDPAIWINRAQPEHSRILGTDKKAGLYVYDLQGQTRQFLEVGRLNNVDLRYGLTVADKQWDVAVASNRDHNSLHVFLIDPDNGQVQEATQILTGMKEIYGLCMYQNDQGIYAFANDKSGLIEQWLLTGGDTVSGERVRQLQVETQPEGCVADEQSQRLFVGEEDRAVWVFAAAADQPTDGREVKAVGDVLVDDIEGLALYQRDGRNWLVVSSQGDDSYVILDANAPHDVVGKFRIGMNPAAGIDGASETDGLDVTSVNLGGDYERGMLVVQDGRNRLPDAPQNYKIVAWKDIEALLEKP, encoded by the coding sequence ATGCGAAATAACACAATGATGCAACTGCTGGTGGGGATGTCTGCCCTGTTGCTTGCCGGTTGCCAACGGGATTACGGCACTGATCACAATGAGATGATGGCGGCGTCCACCCCGCAGTGGAACAGCGAAACGTCACTGGGTAACCCGTTGGGGTTGTGGGTAGGCGAACAACAGCGTGTCAGCGTGAATGCCCAGGGGCATCTGGTCAGTGGCGAGAAGGTGCTTCAGCGCGGGAATTTCGAAGGCCTGGCAGGCCGGGAGAATGGGACGGGAGAGGCGCGCCTGGTGACTGTAGACCGGAGCAGTAATCAGGCGGTGCTGTTCTCGTTTCAGGATGGGCGCTTGCATGAAGTGCAGCGCATGCCCGCACCGGACTATGAAATCAGCGGTTTCTGCCTGTATCAGGACGCTCAGTCCCTGTTGTCCGTGTTCGTTCTTGATGAACGGGGTGGCGCGGATCAGTGGCTGATGGGGGCAACCGATGACGCCATGGCGGTGCGTCATCTGGTGCTGCCGCCGGGGGCGGAAAGCTGTGCCGTGGATGATGCCGCGGCCGTGCTGTATGTGGCAGAGGAATCCGTGGGCCTGTGGCGCTATAACGCAGACCCGGAAAAAGAGGCTGAGCGTCAGCTGCTCGACCGTCTTGCCCCACACGGCCAGATTGCCGAGAACGCCAGTGGCGTCGCCGTATTGCCCGGTGGTGTGGGATTGATCGACAAGGAAGCCGGTGTGATCAATCTCTACCTGGCAGACGGTTCCCTGCAAAGCCGTATTGGGGTGCCGGATCTGGAAGAACCGGAAACCCTGGTGGTCAGTGGTGCCGATGAGAATCTGGTCTTGTATGCGCTGGACGATGGCAACGGCGGTGTACTGCGTAGCACTGTCGACTGGTCTGCATCGGCGTCTGCCGCTGACCACCTGCCAATGGTGTTGCCCACGGCGCAGAGTGACAGCGTAGAGCGCTTCGGCGATGCCGCTGATGATCCCGCCATCTGGATCAACCGCGCACAACCCGAGCATAGCCGCATTCTTGGTACCGACAAGAAAGCCGGCCTGTATGTATACGATCTTCAGGGACAAACCCGCCAGTTTCTGGAAGTGGGACGGCTGAACAATGTGGACCTGCGCTACGGATTGACCGTTGCGGACAAGCAATGGGATGTGGCGGTGGCGTCCAACCGTGATCATAACAGCCTGCATGTCTTTCTGATCGACCCGGACAATGGGCAGGTACAGGAAGCCACACAGATTCTCACCGGAATGAAAGAGATTTATGGGCTGTGCATGTACCAGAATGACCAGGGCATCTATGCCTTTGCCAACGACAAGAGTGGTCTGATCGAGCAGTGGTTGCTGACCGGCGGCGATACCGTGTCCGGTGAGCGTGTGCGCCAACTGCAGGTGGAAACACAGCCGGAAGGGTGTGTCGCCGATGAACAGAGTCAGCGTCTTTTTGTGGGGGAAGAGGACCGGGCCGTTTGGGTGTTTGCCGCGGCAGCGGATCAGCCCACCGATGGCCGCGAAGTGAAAGCGGTCGGGGACGTGCTGGTGGATGATATCGAGGGCCTTGCCCTGTATCAGCGTGATGGCAGGAACTGGTTGGTGGTGTCCAGTCAGGGGGATGACAGCTACGTGATCCTGGACGCCAACGCGCCCCACGATGTGGTCGGCAAGTTCCGCATCGGCATGAATCCCGCAGCGGGTATCGACGGAGCTTCGGAAACCGATGGTCTGGACGTGACCTCTGTGAATCTGGGCGGGGACTATGAGCGTGGCATGCTGGTGGTCCAGGACGGCCGCAACCGCCTCCCCGATGCGCCGCAGAACTACAAGATCGTGGCATGGAAAGACATCGAGGCGTTGCTGGAAAAGCCTTGA
- a CDS encoding amidase, which yields MKFEEYRKFDAIGLAELVSKGEVTASELLEVAIARAEAVNPQLNGLIIPLYDMARQRAKSPLQGALAGVPMLVKDLFQEIGGQPDYRGNKARKQYDIRAQQDSTLVARWKAAGLVPFGRTNTPEFGAKGITEPDSFGPARNPWNPEHTPGGSSGGSAAMVAAGVVPIAGANDGGGSIRIPAACCGLFGLKPGRGRTPWGPTFTEAMHGIAVNHVLTRSVRDSALLLDAVHGDERGSLFQIAGPEQRYAVAAAKKPGRLRIGFSTASPLGTAVDPEAVKAVEKTVALLRDLGHEVEEAEPQMDAKQMCMDWLTVWFGQCAAEVDEVKALTGCGDEGFELDTLGIAAFGRATPAHEYVKCQSRWQQYMIALDTFLEKYDFWLTPTLAMPPATIGAMATPSLQQTALKLVLKVGAEKLLMKTGLIEEMAMENFKYMPFTQFANVTGVPAMSVPLHWTEAGLPLGSQFVGAHGDEGKLLALAAQLEDAAPWFGKTPDA from the coding sequence ATGAAATTCGAAGAATACCGCAAGTTTGATGCCATCGGTCTGGCTGAGCTGGTGAGCAAGGGTGAGGTGACCGCCAGTGAGTTGCTGGAAGTGGCGATTGCCAGGGCAGAAGCGGTGAATCCGCAGCTCAATGGCTTGATTATCCCCCTTTACGACATGGCCCGACAAAGAGCGAAGTCTCCTTTGCAGGGGGCGCTGGCCGGGGTGCCCATGTTGGTGAAAGATCTGTTTCAGGAGATCGGGGGCCAGCCGGATTACCGTGGCAACAAGGCGCGTAAACAGTACGACATCCGTGCCCAACAGGATTCTACCCTGGTAGCCCGCTGGAAGGCGGCCGGGCTGGTGCCTTTTGGGCGTACCAATACGCCGGAGTTCGGTGCCAAGGGGATTACCGAGCCGGACTCCTTTGGCCCGGCACGTAACCCCTGGAATCCGGAGCATACGCCCGGGGGCTCATCCGGCGGTTCCGCCGCCATGGTGGCCGCCGGGGTCGTTCCCATCGCCGGAGCCAATGACGGTGGCGGCAGCATTCGTATCCCGGCGGCCTGTTGTGGTCTGTTTGGGTTGAAGCCCGGTCGTGGCCGGACCCCCTGGGGGCCCACCTTTACCGAAGCCATGCATGGTATTGCGGTAAACCATGTGCTGACGCGATCGGTCCGTGACAGTGCCCTGCTGCTGGATGCCGTACACGGCGATGAGCGAGGCAGCCTGTTTCAGATTGCCGGGCCGGAGCAACGTTATGCGGTGGCCGCTGCCAAGAAACCCGGTCGCTTGCGAATCGGTTTTTCCACCGCTTCACCCTTGGGAACAGCGGTAGACCCTGAAGCCGTGAAGGCGGTGGAAAAAACGGTGGCACTGTTGCGTGATCTGGGGCACGAGGTGGAGGAAGCCGAGCCGCAGATGGATGCCAAACAGATGTGCATGGACTGGCTGACCGTCTGGTTCGGTCAGTGTGCGGCCGAAGTGGATGAGGTGAAGGCGCTTACCGGTTGCGGGGATGAAGGGTTTGAGCTGGATACGCTCGGCATTGCCGCCTTTGGACGTGCCACCCCGGCCCATGAATACGTGAAATGCCAGAGCCGCTGGCAACAGTACATGATTGCCCTGGATACGTTCCTGGAAAAGTATGATTTCTGGCTGACCCCAACCCTGGCCATGCCCCCGGCGACCATCGGAGCCATGGCAACACCGTCGTTGCAGCAAACGGCGCTGAAGCTGGTACTCAAAGTGGGGGCGGAAAAGCTGCTGATGAAGACTGGTCTGATCGAAGAGATGGCCATGGAAAACTTCAAGTACATGCCCTTCACCCAGTTCGCCAACGTCACCGGCGTGCCTGCCATGTCAGTGCCGTTGCACTGGACCGAAGCCGGCCTGCCGCTGGGTTCCCAGTTCGTTGGCGCCCACGGCGATGAAGGTAAATTGCTGGCGCTGGCCGCGCAGCTGGAAGACGCTGCGCCGTGGTTTGGTAAAACGCCGGATGCCTGA